A portion of the Fusobacterium nucleatum genome contains these proteins:
- a CDS encoding D-alanyl-D-alanine carboxypeptidase family protein, whose translation MYMKFKKIILVMSILGILFTNSYSNEVREVQLIDDFSAELLGETKTQDPEVPKPAMQQETQEITEDKNVDEEQIENSKDRVSENREENKEKEETVKNENSHKENEVKKDEIKETIEKAREKNNSVKEVKEDKDLAIEEPENPEKDKQKYEMIKYYSADGVEWELPDNFRAVVVGDTKGNVIFAKDADTMYPLASVTKMMSLMVTFDEINAGKISLNDSVRISKNPLKYGGSGIPLKAGQMFVLEDLIKASAVYSANNATYAIAEYVGNGSVFSFVAKMNKKLKEYGLQNEIKYHTPAGLPTRVTKQPMDEGTARGIYKLSIEALKYKKYIEIAGIKSTKIHNGKISIRNRNHLIGENGVYGIKTGFHKEAKYNIAVASKFEGTDVIIVVMGGETYKTRDGIVLSVLDILNSNYTIKNGLIKRK comes from the coding sequence ATGTATATGAAATTCAAAAAAATAATTTTAGTTATGTCAATTTTAGGGATATTATTTACTAATAGTTATTCCAATGAAGTTAGAGAAGTTCAATTAATAGATGATTTTTCAGCAGAACTTTTAGGGGAGACAAAAACTCAAGATCCTGAAGTTCCAAAACCAGCAATGCAACAAGAGACACAAGAAATTACAGAAGATAAAAATGTTGATGAAGAACAAATAGAAAATTCAAAAGATAGAGTTTCAGAAAATAGAGAAGAAAATAAAGAAAAAGAAGAGACTGTAAAAAATGAAAATTCTCATAAAGAAAATGAAGTAAAAAAAGATGAAATAAAAGAAACTATTGAAAAAGCTAGAGAGAAAAATAATAGTGTTAAAGAAGTTAAAGAAGATAAAGATTTAGCAATCGAAGAACCAGAAAATCCAGAAAAAGATAAGCAAAAATATGAAATGATTAAATACTATTCTGCTGATGGAGTAGAATGGGAATTACCAGATAATTTTAGAGCAGTTGTAGTTGGAGATACAAAAGGAAATGTAATTTTTGCAAAAGATGCAGATACTATGTATCCACTTGCTTCTGTTACAAAAATGATGTCTTTAATGGTAACATTTGATGAGATTAATGCAGGGAAGATTTCTTTAAATGATAGTGTGAGAATAAGTAAAAATCCTTTAAAATATGGTGGAAGTGGAATTCCTTTAAAAGCAGGGCAAATGTTTGTATTAGAAGATTTGATAAAAGCCTCTGCTGTGTATTCAGCTAATAATGCAACTTATGCAATAGCTGAATATGTTGGAAATGGAAGTGTATTTAGTTTTGTTGCTAAGATGAATAAAAAATTAAAAGAATATGGATTACAAAATGAAATAAAATATCATACTCCTGCAGGCTTACCAACAAGGGTTACAAAACAACCTATGGATGAAGGAACTGCAAGGGGAATATATAAATTATCAATAGAGGCATTAAAATACAAAAAGTATATTGAAATTGCAGGAATAAAAAGTACAAAAATTCATAATGGAAAAATATCTATAAGAAATAGAAATCATTTAATCGGAGAAAATGGAGTATATGGAATAAAAACAGGTTTCCATAAGGAAGCAAAGTACAATATAGCAGTTGCAAGTAAATTTGAAGGAACAGATGTAATTATTGTAGTTATGGGAGGAGAAACATATAAGACAAGAGATGGAATAGTTCTTAGTGTTTTGGATATTTTAAATAGTAATTATACTATTAAAAATGGGTTAATTAAAAGAAAATAA